From the Triticum urartu cultivar G1812 chromosome 4, Tu2.1, whole genome shotgun sequence genome, the window ATCCTCTTTTCCTTTCTGATCAGTGATGATCCTATCCTCCACTTGGATAGAAGAGATATAATTCTTCGTACGTCTCCCATTTACCACTAGATGAAAGAGTTGTGTGTTTGCATCCCCTTCCCGAAGCCACGAGATCCTTGATCTCTATCTTGCGATCGTCCTTTCGAGGGAAGCCAAGGCCAGCACAAGGTGTTTGAGAGGTTTCCTGAGCCAGTGCTCCTCTGCCGATAAAGTTCGCGTCTCCTGGGCACAGTCGAACCTCAAGATCACTAGATTTGCAATGGCAATTTGTAATTTAATGTTGCCCACTTTCTTCTGACCCCAAGTTGCCAGCGCGCGCCGTGTTTCTGAGAAGGGTATCAAGTCTCAAAAAGGGGTCTGTGATAGGAGCCTCACACACCCAGGCCTCCTTCACAACGTCCATATAGCCCTCCATCTTAACCCAGAATTTCTCAAAACGCCTTTTGGTGAAAATATGTTCTGCTAAGGCGAGCTGTAGTGGACAATGATCCGAAGTCGAGGTGGAGAGCTCTTGTAGCAGACAATCAGGGTGGTCCAACTCCCAGTCCATAGAGACAAAGGCGCGATCAATTTTGGTGAGCGTTGGTACCTCCCTCTCATTACTCCACGTGAATCTACGGCCATGGAGGAATAGCTCTTTTAGACCATGATCGTCCACGCAGCGCTTGAACTTCCCCATCATTTGACGATCCAGCGCCGAATTGTTTTTGTCTGCCGCGTATAGGATTAGGTTGAAGTCACCAATTACCAACCATGGACCAGGGCACAACATCCTACGTTCCGAAATCTCTTGAAGAAAACTAACCTTTTGCTCGTCTTCTTGTGGCCCATAGACCACCGACAACCACCAAGGGGAGCCCTCCTTTGGTGACACAAAACCCGTAATGAAGTTTGTATCATTGACACAATTTGTCAATAGGCCTTAGTGGAGTCCCAAACCAGAAAGATCCCACCTCTCGTGTCGGACGCCGGCAGATAAGTAAAGCCATCATAATTAGGACCCATACATTGTAGGATTACAAATTGATCTACCAAGTCGAGCTTAGTTTCTAAAATACAAATTATCGCCACTCGCATAGAATCCACGAACTCTCTGAGCGCCTTTATTTTTGCTGGACTATTGAGGCCTCGCACATTCCAGCACACCAACTCCATCGCGTCGCACGACATCAGGGGGAGAAGCTCCCGTGTCTCCCACCGGCTTCCTATTGGACCATAACCGACTCAGTCGTCTCCAACGCATCGCCAAGGTCGAGAGGGATCGCCTTCCCGAAGATGTCTGCAATAGCTCTCAACTGTGGTTCCTGTAGAGGAGAATCAAACACCGTCCTGAGCTGACCTAGCGCATCTTCGGAGATCGCCAGGTCCTCGCAGTCAAACCCCAGGGTCTTGAGGAGAACAGTTTCAGCAGCCGACGCCCTGGACTTCCTAGGTCCACCAATGCAAGTCGAGCGAGTCGCGCGCCGAGGCGTGAAAGGGTCCTGCCCAGCACGAACTCCACTCATCCCTTCGAATTCTTTGAGTAGCGGCGGAGCAAGCTTCTTGAGAAGGCCAGCACAAAAAGTCTTAATGTTGTATAGGGCAGCTTGCTCCTTGGATGTTAGGTTGGGCACCGCCGGAAGCACAGCTAGCTCAGATCTCTCCTCGGACGAAAGCTGCATGGGCTGCATGGCCTGCATGCCAACCCCGGACGTGGTCATATTGGGGTCCAACCCGCTCGGCGTGGGAATCGAGCCAGAGACCTCCAGGATCGATCCATCATTATTTCCATTTGTCGCATGTAACAGAATCTCCAGCACTGGGGGCCCAGCCTTCAGAGTTGGCCAATGGCACCACTGGACACACAACATCCACCGAAGCAACCTTGGGGGGCGAGGGGAGAAGAAGGCCAGTGGGCCCCCAGGGAATCTCCAACAGGAGAAACCGGACTGGCCCCACTGTCACGCCTAACAACAGCTTCAGGCTCCACCGACCCCTCCTGAGCGGATAGGACATGGGCAGTTTGAATCGCCAGTTCCACATTGGGCGGATCAGCCGGGCCAGACTGCAGCTCAACCTCCACCACACAGCCCTGGTCAAAAGCAGTCTCCCGGGGAACAACCGAAGGCGACAGAACAGTTGTGTCTTGCGCAGGGTCTGGCATCACCACCCGCTCGGGCCCCAGCGGCCGTAGCGGCCCCACCTGAGGAATGGAATCTTCTGCATCTTCCCGAACCATCATCGGTGCCACCGTTGGTGCTGCCACAGACCGCGCGTGAACATCCCTGCCGATCTGGACCGGAGCAGGGGGCACCACCGGAAGACGGGACGTCGCCGCTCCGCCATGCTCCATAGGCGGCAGCCCCCAGGACGAGGGCCCGATGCGTCCAAGGAGCGCATGCCGGTAGGAACCACCCATCCCGCGTGGCGGTTGCACACCTCCGCGGTGATCACGGACACCCCTAGTCCATGGCAAGACACGCCATTCACCCATGCTAGAGAAGTCGTCGGAGTCCTCAGGCAGTCCACTCTGACCGCTGCCATCCGAGCTGGGCGGCCTCAGCCAAGCCTCCGGGCCATCGTGCTCCCTAATCCTCCCAATATGAATCAAGGTCTTGTATTCGAACAATTGTCTGGACGTAGGCTGGCGCGCGGCCGGATCAAATGCTGCCTCTGGCTCCGGCACCCAAAGCAGCTTGTCCACAGGCACCGAGTCTGGATCGACACACCAAGCGCGAACTTTGAACAAGGAGAGCTCTTCTCGGCTTGCGGTTTCAGGAGCCAAACTCTCAACAAGGCAGGAGGAGCCGAGCAGCTCCGCCGCCGTCTCTCTGGTCCAAACGTGAGAAGGCACTCCCTCAATCATCAGGTCAATTTGCGAGTACATGAGTCTGGACACCGCCTAGGCTTGCCGCAGCCATGGTTTGACGAAGAGCTTGGAGAAACCATGCTCGACAGAGCCCGCTGCCAGCGCCTTATTGCGAAATTCAGTCCTCACAAACAGCACAAGAAAGTCTTCGGGATGGAACTTGTGAACGGAGAAGCAGTGGCGGGGAATACGCAACTGGACAGAGATGGCTTTAGCGGCATCCTGGCAAGACACAGGAGGCCGAGGACCTCCGACATATGCCACCACCGCCAGCTGAAGGCGACGCTCCAGGTCATCTATCTCCGGGTCCGCAGGAGGATGCAGGGGGCACCAGAGTTGCTCGCCACTGCCAGCCCGAAATCCACAGGTGCGGTGTCACCCGCCACTGACGAGGGCCCCTCCTGGGGAGGGGCTTGCTGAGTGGCCGGAGACAGCCTGCTCGCGATTCCGGCTGGCACCAGTGGCAGAGCGGTCCGTGCCACCTTAGCCAACGCCTCCCGCCGGAGATCCTCCTCCGACCCGGGACTCCGAGGCCGCTTGCACTCCATGGAGATGTGCCCCTCAAGGCCACAGCGGATGCACAACGGCGGAAAGGTGCATTCATCCCGACGGTGACCCTCCCGGAAGCACTTGAAGCACAGACCAAAAAGGTCTGACGGAATCTCCCTGCGCTCCGGCGACGAAGAAGGAGAGCGCGCCCTGGATCTGCCAGTGGTCGCCTGCTTCTGGAAAGCCTTCCGCTTTCGCCGGAGCGCCTTGCGAGAAGGGCCTGGCCTTTTCCATGGTGCCGCCGCACCAGCCGCCGCGGGCGGGGCGGGGACGAGGGGGGCGCCGATGGCCTGGTCGAAGATGCGGAGCCCGACAAGGCCGAGAGCCCCAAAACCGAGACCAGCGGACGCAGCCTCGAAGACACCAAACCCGGGCTCGCAGATTCGGAGGCCACGGCGGGGAACGGGGGAGCGctgggcgggggggggggggggggggacgccGGGGACCTGGGTGGTCATCGGCGTGGAGAGGGGAGGTGGACGCCGGGGCCGGAGTGGCCGCCGGCGGGGAGGGAGGCGTTAAAAACAAATAAGAGTCGCAAAGTAGACGGTGGGGAAGTGTAACATAAACTCATCAGATCCGAATAATCAGATCTACGAGAACAGAAAACTCTCTAATCTCATGACATCACCAAAAGAACGAAAGTAAATTTATTCTCACAAAATACGCTAATCACTAGATGATGACAAAAGAATATAGGATTCTTGAAGATGCGAGGTCTTTCATCTCTCAGCGCCTAAGATGACAGCCAAAGATAAAAGGACCAAACACTCTATTGCTGCTGCTGCGTCGGCGGCTACAGCCCTAGTGAAACCCTCGAAAACAACGGTGGCGATAAGAAAGCAGCCCCCAGGATCAATCAGGACCTGATCGATCGAGGAGGGTTTGTGGGTTTGTGGGCCGAGCATGAGTTTATGTTGGTAAGTTTTTTTCTCGAGACGCAtgagttttttttttcttttttggagaATCGCATGAGTTATTGGAGGTGTAGTGGGCCGAGCTTCTGGGCTGCGCGATTTCAGGTGAGCAGGTGAGCTTTCAGCCATCTGATATAGCTCCCCTCCTACCCTAATTAAAATGAAAAAGCCTAATTCCAACCCTTTTCTAGTTTCTACGCCGCCTTCTCCAACCCTtccccccgccgccgccttctccaACCCTTCCCGCCTGGCCGCCGTCTTCTCCCAACGCTTCCCCAGCCCGCCCCTACGCCGCCGCCTTATTCCACACGCTTCCACCGGCATCCGGCTATTCGTTTTGGAGTTAGCCCCGGTTCCTATCATTTTGCGCGAGATCCTGTGATACGCGGAGAGCACGCGCCAGATCTAGATCTGGCCATAGCTTTCTTGAAAATAACCATTTGCGAGCGCAAAGAGGGAACCAAAGGTCCAATGTCCACCGATTGCTTTGAGTGAATGGGCTTGTCCTCTCATGTTAGGTTTTGGCAGCGCGGGCTTCAGGTGGCCTTGTACGGTGGGTCTGATGATGTAAGTTACTTCGTGTTTCACTTCTACTTTGCTCCCATAGTGGATTCTTTTGGGACATATCCGTCCCCTGAATGATGGAAGTTTACTTCTCCTATTTTTTTTTTGGTCACACTAAAAAACATCAATTATCTCTTGTCGAAAAAATAGCTACTCTTTCCGCTGGCCGGCGGAGTTGTCGAGTCGGTCTGGAACCGGCAGTCGGATCCGTTTTCATGTCTATCAGCAGATTACCTGCCTGGTGTCCGGATCGGTCCGAGTTGTCGACCGCCTGGTGTCCTGATCGGTTTGGGAACCGGTAGTCCGATATGTTTTCATGTCTATCAACAGAGCACGTACCTGATTCTGCTCAAATATATATGCACTCTCACCAAGATTAACATTGTCTTGTTGGTGCATTTAGGACGCGACGAAGGCTGTGATGGCTGTGAGCTTGAAAACCATCCTGGAAATACTGAAGGTATACAAGCGGAGAGTGCGACGGCAGGTTCCTGTGATACCTGACGAGATTGTCTTTGAGATTCTTGTCCGGCTGCCTGTTAAATCTATCATAAGGTTCAAGTCCGTCAACAagacttggcatgctatcatctCTCATCCATGCTTCATCGGTTCACATCTCCAACAATCTGCCAAGAACCAAGAACGCAAGCCTTCCTTCCTCATTACCCCACATACCCTGGACAAGGTGATCGATAGTGAGGCCTGGCCGACCACCTTTTCCAACTTTATCCCCTTCTACTCATGGCAAGAGGGCCAGGACAATGCGTGCCTTGTTCACTCAACAACCTTCCGTGGCGAGTTTGGGTCAGTTCACAACATGGTGCGCTGTGATGGGCTTGTAGTGCTCCCGACCAACACCAAGGTGTATGTCTTCAACCCAGCAATACATGATGTCCTTAAGTTGTGTAATGGCCAAAAGGATGAGTGGCTATTCCCGACTGTCGGTTTGGGCCTTGACCCTCGCACGATTAAGTACAAGGTTGCTCGCTTCTTTTACCGCTCAATAAATTTTTCTACGAGGACTTATAGTGTGGGAATGGAAATCTTTACTATCGGTGGTGATGATAACTCCTGGCGGAGTGTTGCGGAGGATCCACCGTTGCCAATTGAGCCGGGGACCGTCACGCACTTTAAGGGCTCTTTTTTTTTGCTCGTGTGGGATGAACTCGTTGAAAGGTGCCCACAAGGTGTTCTTCGCTTCAGTTTAGAAGATGAAACATTTAGTTTCATATGCCATCCTCAACTTCAGTCATGCAAAGGGGAGCAGCTCAACTTTATTGAGCTAGGTGGAGAACTATGCCTAGCTCAATGCCTTGATGGGAAACAAGTAATATGGATGCTGCACTCTGTTGACGGTCATGAATGGATTCAACACCGTGTTATTATCTTACCTAAGCCAGAGCTATACAAAACTTTATCGGTCATTCCTGAAGATGTTTTGCTTATTCGCAGTGGTAATAGTCTTTACCACTATGCTGATGCCGGTCGAGATGCAAGGGAAGTGGTTCGTCTGGATCAGCTGAGGTATAAGAAT encodes:
- the LOC125550509 gene encoding putative F-box protein At4g09190 isoform X2; the protein is MAVSLKTILEILKVYKRRVRRQVPVIPDEIVFEILVRLPVKSIIRFKSVNKTWHAIISHPCFIGSHLQQSAKNQERKPSFLITPHTLDKVIDSEAWPTTFSNFIPFYSWQEGQDNACLVHSTTFRGEFGSVHNMVRCDGLVVLPTNTKVYVFNPAIHDVLKLCNGQKDEWLFPTVGLGLDPRTIKYKVARFFYRSINFSTRTYSVGMEIFTIGGDDNSWRSVAEDPPLPIEPGTVTHFKGSFFLLVWDELVERCPQGVLRFSLEDETFSFICHPQLQSCKGEQLNFIELGGELCLAQCLDGKQVIWMLHSVDGHEWIQHRVIILPKPELYKTLSVIPEDVLLIRSGNSLYHYADAGRDAREVVRLDQLRYKNPRVGSFDYVGQDIFIFDMFSYMESLHPVTKPGQQRIYKDGNEALDG
- the LOC125550509 gene encoding putative F-box protein At4g09190 isoform X1 — translated: MGLSSHVRFWQRGLQVALYGGSDDDATKAVMAVSLKTILEILKVYKRRVRRQVPVIPDEIVFEILVRLPVKSIIRFKSVNKTWHAIISHPCFIGSHLQQSAKNQERKPSFLITPHTLDKVIDSEAWPTTFSNFIPFYSWQEGQDNACLVHSTTFRGEFGSVHNMVRCDGLVVLPTNTKVYVFNPAIHDVLKLCNGQKDEWLFPTVGLGLDPRTIKYKVARFFYRSINFSTRTYSVGMEIFTIGGDDNSWRSVAEDPPLPIEPGTVTHFKGSFFLLVWDELVERCPQGVLRFSLEDETFSFICHPQLQSCKGEQLNFIELGGELCLAQCLDGKQVIWMLHSVDGHEWIQHRVIILPKPELYKTLSVIPEDVLLIRSGNSLYHYADAGRDAREVVRLDQLRYKNPRVGSFDYVGQDIFIFDMFSYMESLHPVTKPGQQRIYKDGNEALDG